One Nicotiana sylvestris chromosome 12, ASM39365v2, whole genome shotgun sequence genomic window carries:
- the LOC138883245 gene encoding secreted RxLR effector protein 161-like, whose protein sequence is MTGCRPVNTLIDPNSKFLPGQGEPLSDLARYRRLVGKLNYLTVTIPDISFLVSVVSQFMASPCDSHWDAAVHILWYIKLAPSKGLLFEDRGHEQIVGYSNANYAGSPFDRRSMSGYCVLVGGNLVSWKSKKQNVVAWCSAEAEYRTMAMATCELIWIKQLLKELKFGEISQMRLGCDNQASHLIASNPVFHERTKHIEIDYHFVREKILSADIATKFVKSNDQLADIFSKSLTGPRINYICNKLSTYDLYAPA, encoded by the coding sequence atgacaggttgtagaCCTGTTAACACTCTGATAGATCCAAATTCTAAATTTCTGCCAGGACAGGGGGAGCCTCTTAGCGATCTTGCAAGATATAGGcggttggttggtaaattaaattacctcACAGTGACTATACCTGACATTTCCTTTCTTGTGAGTGTTGTGAGTCAGTTTATGGCTTCTCCATGTGATAGTCACTGGGATGCAGCTGTCCACATTCTTTGGTATATAAAATTAGCTCCAAGCAAAGGCTTATTATTTGAGGATCGAggccatgagcagatcgttggataCTCAAATGCTAATTATGCAGGATCACCTTTTGATAGACGTTCTATGTCTGGATATTGTGtcttagtaggaggaaatttggtgtcttggaagagcaagaaacagaatgtggTTGCTTGGTGTAGTGCAGAAGCTGAATATCGAACAATGGCTATGGCGACATGTGAGCTAATTTGGATCAaacagttgctcaaggagttgaaatttggtgagattagtcagaTGAGACTTGGGTGTGATAATCAAGCTTCTCATCTTATTGCGTCAAATCCAGTAttccatgagagaactaaacacattgagattgactatcactttgttagagaaaagatactctcggcagatattgctacaaagtttgtgaagtcgaatgatcagcttgcaGATATATTCAGCAAGTCCCTTACTGGTCCTCGTATTAActacatatgtaacaagctcagtacatatgatttatatgcaccagcttga